The following coding sequences lie in one Euzebyales bacterium genomic window:
- a CDS encoding polysaccharide pyruvyl transferase family protein — translation MRVTVAAWIGSANAGDELIFAALRAKLVARGARVTAITAHARDADGGVPAVGHLDAAAVWRAVAGGDALVFGGGGLLQDQTSSFNLPLHLSRLWIAGLTRTPHAVVGVGAGPLQTRIGRGQVRRALRGATAVTVRDRPSARTLRRAGVRGVRVTADLAVSLPSPQVAPADAITACLRPWRGGRNCLPVATRAARDVTPEAMVDRLARGLDAAAGALGLPVRLVAMQRGWDDLLHARVARRLRAPVTLLSPPPERVVAEIAATRVVVAMRYHAAVAAILAGRPAALIGYAPKVAAIGAEMGPAARMVGWTPEALDGLADAVLAVAGRDHDLPAVLSDLRARERGNDTVLDDLLTLAEARR, via the coding sequence GTGCGCGTGACCGTCGCCGCCTGGATCGGCTCGGCCAACGCGGGTGACGAGCTGATCTTCGCCGCGCTGCGCGCGAAGCTCGTCGCGCGCGGTGCGCGCGTGACGGCGATCACCGCGCACGCCCGCGACGCCGACGGTGGCGTCCCGGCGGTGGGCCACCTCGACGCCGCCGCCGTGTGGCGGGCGGTCGCGGGCGGCGATGCGCTGGTGTTCGGCGGTGGCGGACTGCTCCAGGACCAGACGTCGTCGTTCAACCTGCCGTTGCACCTGTCACGGCTGTGGATCGCGGGGCTGACGCGGACACCGCACGCGGTCGTCGGCGTCGGAGCGGGTCCGCTGCAGACACGCATCGGACGGGGCCAGGTGCGCCGCGCGCTGCGGGGTGCGACGGCCGTGACCGTCCGGGATCGCCCATCCGCACGGACCCTGCGGCGCGCAGGCGTGCGCGGCGTACGGGTGACCGCCGACCTGGCCGTGTCCCTGCCGTCACCCCAGGTCGCGCCGGCGGACGCCATCACCGCGTGCCTTCGTCCCTGGCGCGGGGGACGCAACTGCCTGCCCGTCGCCACGCGAGCCGCCCGCGACGTCACACCGGAGGCGATGGTCGACCGTCTCGCGCGGGGCCTCGATGCCGCTGCGGGGGCGCTCGGGCTGCCCGTGCGACTGGTCGCGATGCAGCGCGGGTGGGACGATCTGCTCCACGCCCGCGTCGCACGGCGACTGCGCGCGCCCGTGACACTGCTGAGTCCTCCACCGGAGCGGGTCGTCGCCGAGATCGCGGCCACCCGTGTGGTGGTGGCGATGCGCTACCACGCGGCCGTCGCCGCCATACTCGCCGGGCGCCCTGCGGCGCTGATCGGCTACGCGCCGAAGGTGGCGGCGATCGGGGCCGAGATGGGCCCCGCGGCACGCATGGTCGGGTGGACGCCCGAGGCGCTGGACGGTCTGGCCGACGCGGTGCTCGCCGTCGCGGGTCGCGACCACGACCTGCCCGCCGTGCTCAGCGACCTGCGCGCACGTGAGCGCGGCAACGACACCGTGCTCGACGATCTCCTCACGCTCGCCGAGGCCCGCCGCTGA
- a CDS encoding UDP-N-acetylglucosamine 2-epimerase: MRGKDAIHIFVGTKAQYIKTAPLLRLLTARGIDHRLIDSGQHARLSATMRADLGVRQPDVVLGGADDITSIAGAVAWAGGIAGRLWSSRAVRREIFGDRGGVCVVHGDTPSTLLSALLARRAGLAVAHLEAGLRSHSLRQPFPEEAIRVLVMRLATRLFAPDAAAMDNLRAMGLDRRSVALDGNTVIDALRDALGRARPSGGGAVVTMHRVENLTSRRRVERLVATVERLATTMRVLFVVHAPTVRALHRMGLHGRVIDAGIEVSPVISHRAFVHAIAGARLVITDGGSVQEECALLGVPTLLWRARTERSDGLGANVVLSGYRPQTVAEVIADPDRYRRGRADLDRRPSERILADLLALTRDPPPPVGRVAHG, translated from the coding sequence GTGCGAGGCAAGGACGCCATCCACATCTTCGTGGGCACGAAGGCCCAGTACATCAAGACCGCGCCGCTGCTGCGCCTGCTGACGGCACGCGGCATCGATCACCGGCTGATCGACTCGGGCCAGCACGCGCGCCTGTCCGCCACGATGCGTGCCGATCTCGGGGTCCGGCAGCCGGACGTCGTGCTCGGCGGTGCCGACGACATCACCTCGATCGCCGGTGCCGTCGCCTGGGCCGGCGGCATCGCCGGACGATTGTGGTCGTCGCGCGCCGTCCGTCGCGAGATCTTCGGCGACCGTGGCGGCGTGTGCGTCGTCCACGGTGACACGCCATCCACGCTGCTGTCAGCGCTGCTGGCCAGGCGTGCCGGGCTGGCGGTCGCCCACCTCGAGGCGGGCCTGCGCTCGCACAGCCTGCGCCAGCCGTTTCCCGAGGAGGCGATCAGGGTCCTCGTGATGCGCCTGGCCACCAGGTTGTTCGCGCCCGATGCCGCCGCGATGGACAACCTGCGCGCTATGGGACTCGATCGTCGGTCGGTGGCGCTCGACGGCAACACGGTGATCGACGCGTTGCGCGACGCGCTCGGGCGGGCACGGCCATCGGGCGGCGGGGCGGTGGTGACGATGCACCGGGTCGAGAACCTGACCAGCCGACGACGGGTCGAGCGCCTCGTCGCGACCGTGGAGCGGCTGGCCACGACCATGCGGGTGCTGTTCGTGGTCCACGCGCCGACCGTGCGCGCTCTGCACCGGATGGGCCTGCACGGGCGTGTGATCGACGCCGGGATCGAGGTGTCGCCGGTGATCTCCCATCGGGCGTTCGTGCACGCCATCGCCGGCGCGCGGCTGGTCATCACCGACGGCGGCAGTGTGCAGGAGGAGTGCGCGCTGCTGGGGGTGCCGACGCTGTTGTGGCGGGCGAGGACGGAGCGGTCCGACGGACTCGGCGCCAACGTGGTGCTGTCCGGCTACCGCCCGCAGACCGTCGCCGAGGTCATCGCCGATCCCGACCGCTACCGCCGTGGACGGGCGGACCTCGACCGGCGCCCGTCCGAGCGGATCCTGGCCGACCTGCTCGCACTCACGCGCGACCCGCCCCCGCCGGTCGGCCGTGTGGCGCATGGCTGA